One Pseudomonadota bacterium genomic window carries:
- a CDS encoding nucleotidyl transferase AbiEii/AbiGii toxin family protein: MDLYEELAKLVAKLDETRVEYALCGAMALAVHGVPRATQDIDVLVPPESLDGFRDVARYCGFGFEALPMTFEASGITMHRFSKLIGGQPLMLDALVVAGAVRGVWESRIRVPFESGRLSVVSRPGLITLKLAAGRPQDLADVKRLEELHLG; this comes from the coding sequence GTGGATTTGTACGAAGAGCTTGCCAAGCTCGTTGCCAAGCTGGACGAGACGCGGGTGGAGTATGCACTGTGCGGTGCCATGGCGCTGGCCGTGCATGGCGTGCCGCGCGCCACGCAAGACATCGACGTGCTGGTGCCGCCCGAGTCCCTGGACGGGTTTCGCGACGTTGCACGCTACTGCGGCTTCGGGTTCGAGGCGCTGCCCATGACGTTCGAGGCGAGCGGCATCACAATGCACCGCTTCAGCAAGTTGATCGGTGGCCAGCCGTTGATGCTGGATGCCCTCGTGGTCGCCGGAGCTGTCCGAGGTGTATGGGAGAGCCGCATCCGGGTGCCGTTCGAGAGCGGCCGGCTGAGCGTGGTATCGAGACCCGGTCTGATCACGCTGAAGCTGGCTGCTGGTCGGCCCCAGGATCTAGCCGACGTGAAGCGCCTCGAGGAGCTGCACCTTGGTTGA
- a CDS encoding type II toxin-antitoxin system RelE/ParE family toxin: MSCYSVELSRSAEKALRKLPRDDLRHIAAALKRLESDPRPQGSRKLSGYDDVLRIRVGRYRIIYNIIEERVLVIVLKIGHRRDIYR, from the coding sequence ATGAGCTGCTATAGCGTCGAGCTCTCGCGCTCGGCCGAAAAAGCGCTGCGCAAGCTACCCCGCGATGACCTGCGGCACATCGCTGCAGCGCTCAAACGACTCGAGTCAGACCCGCGACCACAGGGCAGCCGGAAGCTCTCGGGCTACGACGACGTACTGCGCATTCGCGTCGGCCGTTACCGAATCATCTACAACATCATCGAAGAGCGCGTCCTCGTAATCGTCCTCAAGATCGGTCACCGGCGAGACATTTATCGCTGA